A window of Ipomoea triloba cultivar NCNSP0323 chromosome 2, ASM357664v1 contains these coding sequences:
- the LOC116010001 gene encoding nucleolar complex protein 4 homolog isoform X2, producing MLWIQKQKARWAKLKVLVIKVLPSLKVAKKMKLKFTKAWISFLKIPLPLNVYKEVLVSLHQTVIPYLSKPIMLCDFLTRSYDIGGVVSVMALSSLFILITQHGIEYPNFYGKLYALLEPSIFLAKHRAKFFQLLDSCLKSPLLPAYLAAAFCKKLSRLSLSVPPSGSLVITALIHNLLRRHPSINCLVHQDDTDETTKENSEAERETDVVSVNGLGIDPFDEEERDPLRTNAMRLILFAF from the exons ATGCTCTGGATTCAAAAGCAGAAAGCAAGATGGGCAAAGCTGAAAGTTCTAGtgataaaa GTTTTGCCTTCTCTGAAAGTTGCTAAAAAGATGAAGCTGAAATTTACAAAAGCATGGATATCATTTCTAAAAATACCACTCCCACTCAATGTGTACAAAGAG GTTCTGGTTAGCCTTCATCAGACAGTCATCCCTTACTTGTCAAAGCCTATCATGTTGTG TGATTTCTTGACACGATCATATGATATTGGTGGGGTTGTCAGTGTCATGGCTCTTAGTAGCTTGTTTATCCTCATCACTCAACATGGTATAGAGTATCCAAACTTCTATGGAAAGCTATATGCTCTTCTAGAGCCTTCtatttttttggcaaaacatCGGGCAAAATTCTTTCAG CTTCTTGATTCTTGCCTGAAATCACCACTTCTTCCTGCATATTTGGCTGCTGCTTTCTGCAAAAAATTGAGCAGGCTTTCACTTTCAGTTCCTCCCTCAGGATCTCTTGTTATTACTGCTTTAATCCACAACCTTTTAAGGAGACATCCATCAATAAACTGCTTAGTACATCAG GATGATACTGATGAGACAACTAAAGAAAATTCAGAAGCAGAGAGAGAGACTGATGTAGTCTCTGTTAATGGATTGGGCATTGATCCTTTTGATGAGGAAGAGAGGGATCCTTTGAGGACTAATGCCATGA GGCTAATTCTTTTTGCTTTTTGA
- the LOC116010001 gene encoding nucleolar complex protein 4 homolog isoform X1 has protein sequence MLWIQKQKARWAKLKVLVIKVLPSLKVAKKMKLKFTKAWISFLKIPLPLNVYKEVLVSLHQTVIPYLSKPIMLCDFLTRSYDIGGVVSVMALSSLFILITQHGIEYPNFYGKLYALLEPSIFLAKHRAKFFQLLDSCLKSPLLPAYLAAAFCKKLSRLSLSVPPSGSLVITALIHNLLRRHPSINCLVHQDDTDETTKENSEAERETDVVSVNGLGIDPFDEEERDPLRTNAMSKLFLLQLNSLIFFNLYVI, from the exons ATGCTCTGGATTCAAAAGCAGAAAGCAAGATGGGCAAAGCTGAAAGTTCTAGtgataaaa GTTTTGCCTTCTCTGAAAGTTGCTAAAAAGATGAAGCTGAAATTTACAAAAGCATGGATATCATTTCTAAAAATACCACTCCCACTCAATGTGTACAAAGAG GTTCTGGTTAGCCTTCATCAGACAGTCATCCCTTACTTGTCAAAGCCTATCATGTTGTG TGATTTCTTGACACGATCATATGATATTGGTGGGGTTGTCAGTGTCATGGCTCTTAGTAGCTTGTTTATCCTCATCACTCAACATGGTATAGAGTATCCAAACTTCTATGGAAAGCTATATGCTCTTCTAGAGCCTTCtatttttttggcaaaacatCGGGCAAAATTCTTTCAG CTTCTTGATTCTTGCCTGAAATCACCACTTCTTCCTGCATATTTGGCTGCTGCTTTCTGCAAAAAATTGAGCAGGCTTTCACTTTCAGTTCCTCCCTCAGGATCTCTTGTTATTACTGCTTTAATCCACAACCTTTTAAGGAGACATCCATCAATAAACTGCTTAGTACATCAG GATGATACTGATGAGACAACTAAAGAAAATTCAGAAGCAGAGAGAGAGACTGATGTAGTCTCTGTTAATGGATTGGGCATTGATCCTTTTGATGAGGAAGAGAGGGATCCTTTGAGGACTAATGCCATGAGTAAGCTTTTCCTGCTTCAGCTTAATTCCCTGATTTTTTTTAACCTTTATGTGATTTGA